GCACGAAGACGTGCGAGGGGGGAGAGCTGTGTTGCGGAGCTTGGGGCAGAGGTCAGTGACCGGCAGTGACGAGGATCCGAGGGTGGCGGAACTGCGGACCGCGGTGTCCCGGTTGCGCCGCGAACTCGCCGCGCATCCGGCCGAGTTCCCCGACCGTGTCATCGCCGAGGACGAACTCGCGGCGCTGGCCGCGATGACCATCGACGGCGTCCCCGAAATCCCGCGCCTGCGCCGCTCGTTGCTGCTGATCGCCGGTGCGATCGGCTCCGTGAGCGCTCTCGCGCGGGGTCTGACGGACGTACGCAATGCCGTGGACCTGTTCGGTCAACCTCGGGGAGGGCAGGGCTAGTTCACCACCAGCGACGCACCGGGAACGGTCCCCGGTAGCCCGTGTGCGTGGTGCTCCGGTGCTCGAACTCCCCGCACAGCCAGGTCTCCTGGACGAATTCGGTGAGCGAGTCCCAGGCGTCGAAGATGTTGTCCGGGCCGCGCTTGCCCTCGACCAGCCGGTAGATGTCCTTGGCGGTACGGAAGCAGGCCAGGTCGCCCGTCAGCCCGTGCCCTATCGGGTGGTAGTCGGACCATGCGCATGCGATGCAGGCCCGCAGTCGCGCCCCGTCAGGCAGCTGCCGCTGGACCTCGTTCAGCGCGTCCTCGAAGTCGTCGTCGCCCTCCGCGCTGCGGTACTCGCGCCCGTCCAGGCGCAGGGTCGTGGTCAGTGTCTCCGCGTCCAACCCACGCCCAGGGCCGGCCGGGTCCCCGAGCCGCAACGCGCAGTCCAGCACCGCCGTCCGTGTGCCCTGCCCCTCGACAGCGACGGACAGCGGCACCTCCCACTCCAGGAGGCAGGAGCAGAGTCCGCCGTCGAAGAAGGTGAACGGGGCCTCCGGTGGCTCTCCGCCGAGCGCGCCGAGGTCGTCCATGCTGGAGCCCTCGAAGCGGACGCCCCGGATCGTCGTACGGATCGACTCCCGGCCGTCCGACTCGAAGACGACGGCCTCGGTGCCGTGCCGGTCGGTGTAGCGGCCCGGCCAGAACTGCCCGCCGCTCACGCGGGGTTCTGGCTGGCCAGTGCCTCCGACAGTTCGCCGGCCACCTGCTGGAGCACCGGCACGATCTTGTCGGTCGCCGACTCGGTGACCCGGCCCGCCGGGCCCGAGATCGAAATCGCGGCGGCGGTGGGGGAGTTGGGCACGGAGACGGCGAGGCAGCGGACGCCGATCTCCTGCTCGTTGTCGTCGATCGCGTAGCCGAGGCGGCGCACGTCCTCCAGTGCCGCGAGGAAACCGTCCGGCGTGGTGATCGTCTTCTCGGTGGCCGCGGGCATGCCGGTACGGGCGAGCAGCGCGCGCACCTCGTGGTCCGGGGTGTTGGCGAGGAGGGCCTTGCCGACGCCGGTGGAGTGCGGGAGGACGCGCCGGCCGACCTCGGTGAACATGCGCATCGAGTGCTTGGACGGCACCTGCGCGACGTACACGATCTCGTCGCCGTCGAGCAGCGCCATGTTCGCCGTCTCGCCGGTCTCCTCGACCAGCCGGGCGAGGTAGGGGCGGGCCCAGGTGCCGAGCAGCCGGGACGCGGACTCGCCGAGGCGGATCAGGCGCGGGCCGAGCGCGTACCGCCGGTTCGTCTGCTGGCGGACGTAACCGCAGACCACGAGCGTGCGCATCAGGCGGTGGATGGTGGGCAGCGGGAGGCCGCTGCTCGCGGAGAGCTCGCTCAGGCCGACCTCGCCGCCCGCGTCGGCCATCCGCTCCAGCAGGTCGAAGGCGCGCTCGAGGGACTGGACACCACCCGTGGCGGACTTGGTGGAGTCGGTGCTGCTCACGCTGGACGGCGGCACGGCGCGTTCCTTTCGGCACGGGCGGGAAGGGCTGAAGCCTACCCGGGGGTCGGTTGACTCCCCGCCTGTGCGTAGCTACGTTCTGCTTGCCGGAAGTTTAATTCCGCTTTGTGGAAACGTCCAGAGTGTGCGCATGAGGCGCATCGTGGAGATGTGTGCCCTTGACGGTACGGGAGCGGGAGTGAAGACTCCTTCAACAGAACGTTGAATTCCGTTACGTGGACGTAAATCCCGTTTCCCGGAAGTAACGGAAGTGACGGAAGCGACGACGGTGGCAGAGAGGGGTCCGGGTGTCCGACGCTGAACTGGTGGTGCGCTCCACACGTGTCATCACTCCCGAGGGGATACGCGCGGCGGCGGTCGCGGTCGCCGGGGGGAAGATCACGGCCGTCCTCCCGTACGACGCCCAAGTCCCGTCCGGAGCACGGTTCGAGGACTTCGGCGACGACGTCCTGCTGCCCGGCCTGGTCGACACTCACGTCCACGTGAACGACCCCGGCCGCACCCACTGGGAGGGTTTCTGGACCGCGACGCGGGCGGCGGCGGCCGGTGGCATCACCACGCTCATCGACATGCCGCTCAACTCCCTCCCGCCGACGACGACGGTCGACAACCTCCGTACGAAGCAGCAAGTCGCCGCGGAGAAGGCCCACATGGACGTCGGCTTCTGGGGCGGCGCCCTGCCCGACAACGTCAAGGACCTGCGTCCGCTGCACGACGCCGGCGTCTTCGGCTTCAAGGCGTTCCTGTCCCCGTCCGGCGTGGACGAGTTCCCGCATCTGGACCAGGACCAACTCGCCCTGTCCCTGGCCGAGATCGCCGGTTTCGACGGCCTGCTCATCGTCCACGCGGAGGATCCGCACCACCTTGAGGCGGCCCCGCAGCAGGGCGGCCCCAAGTACGCCGACTTCCTGGCCAGCCGCCCGCGCGACGCCGAGGACACGGCCATCGCGGGCCTGATCGCGCAGGCGAAGCGCCTCGACGCGCGTGTGCACGTGCTGCACCTGTCCTCGTCGGACGCACTCCCGCTCATCGCCGCCGCGAAGGCGGAGGGCGTCCGTATCACCGTCGAGACGTGCCCCCACTACCTCACCCTCACGGCGGAGGAAGTCCCGGACGGGGCAAGCGAGTTCAAGTGCTGCCCGCCGATCCGCGAGTCCGCCAACCAGGACCTGCTGTGGCAGGCGCTGGCCGACGGCACGATCGACTGCGTGGTGACGGACCACTCCCCGTCCACGGCCGACCTGAAGACCGACGACTTCGCCACCGCGTGGGGCGGTATCTCCGGCCTCCAGTTGAGCCTCGCGGCGGTGTGGACGGAGGCCCGCAAGCGCGGCCACGACCTCACCGACGTCGTCCGCTGGATGTCGTCAAGGACCGCGCAGCTGGCGGGACTTGAGCAGAAGGGCGCCATCGAGGCGGGCCGCGACGCCGACTTCGCGGTCCTCGCCCCGGACGAGACGTTCACCGTCGACCCGGCGGCCCTCCAGCACCGCAACCGCGTCACGGCGTACGCCGGAAAGACCCTCAGCGGGGTCGTCAAGTCGACCTGGTTGCGCGGCGAACGCATCGTGCTGGACGGCGAGTTCACCGACCCGAAGGGCCAACTCCTGGTCCGGAAGCCGTGATCCGGTTCCGCCGCGCCGCGCATGCCTTGATGCGGTTCCGGCGCACCCCGAACGCCGCCCCCTGGACGGCGAGTTCACCCACCCGAAAGGTCAACTCCTGACCCCTAAAGCCTGATTCACCCACTCCGCACCCGCAGCGGCCCACTCCCGAAAGGCAGACACAGCAGTGACGGCGATTCCGAGTTTCACCGGCGACGCGAACCCCTACGGAGGCGGTGACCCGTACGCGGACTACCGCACGGCCGACTTCCCCTTCACCCAGTACGTCAACCTCGCCGACCGGCAGCTCGGCGCCGGTGTCATCGCCGCCAACGACGAGTTCTTCGCCGAGCGCGAGAACCTGCTGGTGCCCGGGCCCGCCGAGTTCGACCCCGAGCACTTCGGCCACAAGGGCAAGATCATGGACGGCTGGGAGACCCGCCGTCGCCGTGGTGCCTCGGCCGAGCACCCCTGGCCGACGGCGGAGGACCACGACTGGGCGCTGGTCCGCCTCGGCGCGCCCGGCGTGATCCGCGGGATCGTCGTCGACACGGCCCACTTCCGCGGCAACTACCCGCAGGCGGTGTCGGTGGAGGGCGTCTCGCTCCCGGGCTCCCCGTCCCCCGAGGACCTCCTCGCCGACGACGTGAAGTGGACGCCCCTGGTCCCGCGCACACCGGTCGGCGGCCACGCGGCGAACGGCTTCGCCATCGCCACCGAGCAGCGCTTCACCCACCTCCGCGTCAA
The nucleotide sequence above comes from Streptomyces sp. N50. Encoded proteins:
- the allB gene encoding allantoinase AllB translates to MSDAELVVRSTRVITPEGIRAAAVAVAGGKITAVLPYDAQVPSGARFEDFGDDVLLPGLVDTHVHVNDPGRTHWEGFWTATRAAAAGGITTLIDMPLNSLPPTTTVDNLRTKQQVAAEKAHMDVGFWGGALPDNVKDLRPLHDAGVFGFKAFLSPSGVDEFPHLDQDQLALSLAEIAGFDGLLIVHAEDPHHLEAAPQQGGPKYADFLASRPRDAEDTAIAGLIAQAKRLDARVHVLHLSSSDALPLIAAAKAEGVRITVETCPHYLTLTAEEVPDGASEFKCCPPIRESANQDLLWQALADGTIDCVVTDHSPSTADLKTDDFATAWGGISGLQLSLAAVWTEARKRGHDLTDVVRWMSSRTAQLAGLEQKGAIEAGRDADFAVLAPDETFTVDPAALQHRNRVTAYAGKTLSGVVKSTWLRGERIVLDGEFTDPKGQLLVRKP
- a CDS encoding DUF5955 family protein → MLRSLGQRSVTGSDEDPRVAELRTAVSRLRRELAAHPAEFPDRVIAEDELAALAAMTIDGVPEIPRLRRSLLLIAGAIGSVSALARGLTDVRNAVDLFGQPRGGQG
- a CDS encoding IclR family transcriptional regulator — encoded protein: MPPSSVSSTDSTKSATGGVQSLERAFDLLERMADAGGEVGLSELSASSGLPLPTIHRLMRTLVVCGYVRQQTNRRYALGPRLIRLGESASRLLGTWARPYLARLVEETGETANMALLDGDEIVYVAQVPSKHSMRMFTEVGRRVLPHSTGVGKALLANTPDHEVRALLARTGMPAATEKTITTPDGFLAALEDVRRLGYAIDDNEQEIGVRCLAVSVPNSPTAAAISISGPAGRVTESATDKIVPVLQQVAGELSEALASQNPA
- the alc gene encoding allantoicase, producing the protein MTAIPSFTGDANPYGGGDPYADYRTADFPFTQYVNLADRQLGAGVIAANDEFFAERENLLVPGPAEFDPEHFGHKGKIMDGWETRRRRGASAEHPWPTAEDHDWALVRLGAPGVIRGIVVDTAHFRGNYPQAVSVEGVSLPGSPSPEDLLADDVKWTPLVPRTPVGGHAANGFAIATEQRFTHLRVNQHPDGGIARLRVYGEVVPDPNWLAALGTFDVVALENGGFAEDASNLFYSPASNTIQPGRSRKMDDGWETRRRRDQGNDWISYRLAAQSRIRAVEIDTAYLKGNSAGWASVSVRDGETGDWHEILPRTRLQPDTNHRFVLPTPAIGTHARVDIYPDGGISRLRLFGSLTEQGATTLAARYQELGG
- a CDS encoding DUF6304 family protein; the encoded protein is MSGGQFWPGRYTDRHGTEAVVFESDGRESIRTTIRGVRFEGSSMDDLGALGGEPPEAPFTFFDGGLCSCLLEWEVPLSVAVEGQGTRTAVLDCALRLGDPAGPGRGLDAETLTTTLRLDGREYRSAEGDDDFEDALNEVQRQLPDGARLRACIACAWSDYHPIGHGLTGDLACFRTAKDIYRLVEGKRGPDNIFDAWDSLTEFVQETWLCGEFEHRSTTHTGYRGPFPVRRWW